One Deltaproteobacteria bacterium DNA segment encodes these proteins:
- a CDS encoding PDZ domain-containing protein, with product MRQLARGVVATVLSFSTSAALAADPWEATIDRVARGVVALKVSAVRAFDTEGPSTSVATGFVVDAERGLILTNRHVVQPGPVKAHAIFLNHEEIEVVPIYRDPVHDFGFYRYDPKALQFMQAVALPLAPEAARVGVELRVIGNDSGEKLSILAGTLARLDRDAPSYGNGSFNDFNTFYYQAASSTSGGSSGSPVVDRAGRVIALNAGGSRGSATSFYLPLDRPLRALRLLQAGEVVMRGTLQTVFVQRPYYDLERLGLRKETEARVRRANPEAVGMLVVQEVSPEGPADGNLAPGDIVVALEGKPLTGFVPLEEVLDAKVGATVALEIERGGEPLTLELPVGDLHAVTPASFLEFGGGVVTPLSLQLARAYAMPVRGVYLASSGYAFGRSGIGAGQVIEALDGVPIGSLAELERELTKRPDGDLVRVQLRPLGETGAPRIAPLRVDRRWFPMQRCDRADGEPAWKCRASDPPPPPKPAPRVAVNLATEGPGPVPRLAHSLVQVRFDVALPVDGVQGGQFSGAGLVVDAARGLVITDRDTVPILLGDVELVIGGSAVIPGRVVALHPEHNLALVSYDPGLLGATPLANAELDPTPLSPGEKVWLVSMTARQQLLGRSTKVERVDVPAIPVPDTPRFRETNVDLISLSEDAAGIGGVLADKKGRVRALWASFSTDAGGKSNSFFAGVPIALVQDWLATNGGGWRTLGAELEAIPLFRARERGLPDEIAAELERADGDARRALVVRRVTPGTPAEKQLRVGDLVVRLGGRALVSLHALERAVQSGRVELGVVRDGALVGASFEAQVAPPTAAERVLLWGGALLQESPAALTQQRGLPREGVYVAGRWRGTPAEAHGLSPTWRILAVDGAPVRDLDAFLAAVAHKPDGASLRLFVADLEGRERVITLEIDLAYWPTTELRRVDGGAWERSEVRGR from the coding sequence GTGAGACAGCTCGCACGTGGGGTGGTCGCAACGGTCCTCTCGTTCAGCACCAGCGCTGCACTCGCAGCGGATCCCTGGGAAGCCACGATCGATCGCGTCGCGCGCGGCGTGGTCGCGCTCAAGGTCTCGGCGGTGCGCGCCTTCGACACCGAGGGGCCGTCGACCTCGGTGGCGACGGGCTTCGTCGTCGACGCCGAGCGCGGACTGATCCTCACCAACCGCCACGTGGTGCAGCCCGGTCCGGTGAAGGCGCACGCGATCTTCCTCAATCACGAGGAGATCGAGGTCGTCCCGATCTACCGCGATCCGGTCCACGACTTCGGCTTCTACCGCTACGACCCGAAAGCACTGCAATTCATGCAAGCCGTCGCCCTGCCGCTCGCGCCCGAGGCGGCGCGCGTCGGCGTCGAGCTGCGCGTGATCGGCAACGACTCGGGCGAGAAGCTCTCGATCCTCGCGGGCACCCTCGCGCGGCTCGATCGCGACGCGCCGAGCTACGGCAACGGCTCGTTCAACGACTTCAACACCTTCTACTACCAAGCCGCGTCGAGCACGTCGGGCGGCTCCTCGGGCTCGCCCGTGGTGGACCGCGCGGGCCGCGTGATCGCGCTCAACGCAGGCGGCTCCCGCGGCAGCGCGACGAGCTTCTACCTCCCACTCGACCGCCCGCTGCGCGCGCTGCGCCTGCTGCAGGCGGGCGAAGTCGTCATGCGCGGCACGCTGCAGACCGTGTTCGTGCAGCGCCCTTACTACGACCTCGAGCGGCTCGGGCTGCGCAAAGAGACCGAGGCGCGCGTGCGGCGCGCGAACCCCGAAGCGGTGGGCATGCTCGTGGTGCAGGAGGTCTCGCCCGAGGGCCCCGCGGACGGGAATCTCGCGCCGGGCGACATCGTGGTCGCGCTCGAAGGCAAGCCGCTCACGGGCTTCGTGCCGCTGGAAGAGGTGCTCGACGCGAAAGTCGGCGCGACGGTCGCGCTCGAGATCGAGCGCGGCGGCGAACCGCTCACGCTCGAATTGCCGGTGGGCGACCTGCATGCCGTCACGCCCGCGAGCTTCCTCGAGTTCGGCGGCGGCGTGGTCACGCCGCTCTCGCTGCAGCTCGCGCGCGCCTACGCGATGCCGGTGCGCGGCGTCTACCTCGCGTCGTCGGGCTACGCCTTCGGGCGCTCGGGCATCGGCGCGGGGCAGGTGATCGAGGCGCTCGACGGCGTCCCGATCGGCAGCCTCGCGGAGCTCGAGCGCGAGCTCACGAAGCGCCCCGACGGCGATCTCGTGCGCGTCCAGCTGCGGCCCCTCGGCGAGACCGGCGCGCCGCGCATTGCGCCGCTGCGCGTAGACCGGCGCTGGTTTCCGATGCAGCGCTGCGACCGCGCAGACGGCGAGCCGGCCTGGAAGTGCCGCGCGTCGGATCCGCCGCCGCCGCCGAAGCCCGCGCCGCGCGTCGCGGTGAACCTCGCGACGGAGGGCCCCGGCCCGGTGCCGCGCCTCGCGCACTCGCTCGTGCAGGTCCGCTTCGACGTGGCGCTGCCCGTCGACGGCGTGCAAGGGGGACAGTTCTCTGGCGCGGGTCTCGTCGTCGACGCGGCGCGCGGCCTCGTGATCACCGATCGCGACACGGTGCCGATCTTGTTGGGGGACGTGGAGCTCGTGATAGGCGGCTCCGCCGTGATTCCCGGCCGCGTGGTCGCCCTGCACCCCGAGCACAACCTCGCGCTCGTCTCTTACGACCCCGGCTTGTTAGGCGCGACTCCGCTCGCGAACGCGGAGCTCGATCCCACGCCGCTCTCGCCGGGCGAGAAGGTGTGGCTCGTCTCGATGACGGCGCGCCAGCAGCTGCTCGGCCGCAGCACGAAGGTCGAGCGCGTCGACGTGCCCGCGATCCCGGTGCCCGACACGCCGCGGTTCCGCGAGACCAACGTCGACCTGATCTCGCTCTCGGAAGACGCCGCTGGCATCGGCGGCGTGCTCGCCGACAAGAAGGGCCGCGTGCGCGCGCTGTGGGCCTCGTTCTCGACCGACGCCGGCGGCAAGTCGAACTCGTTCTTCGCCGGAGTGCCGATCGCGCTCGTGCAGGACTGGCTCGCGACGAATGGCGGGGGCTGGCGGACGCTCGGCGCAGAGCTGGAGGCGATCCCGCTCTTCCGTGCGCGCGAGCGCGGCCTGCCCGACGAGATCGCGGCGGAGCTCGAGCGCGCGGACGGTGATGCGCGCCGCGCGCTGGTCGTGCGTCGCGTGACCCCCGGCACGCCTGCGGAGAAGCAGCTGCGCGTGGGCGACCTCGTCGTGCGGCTCGGAGGGCGGGCGCTCGTGAGCCTGCACGCGCTCGAGCGCGCGGTGCAGAGCGGACGCGTCGAGCTCGGTGTGGTGCGCGACGGCGCGCTCGTGGGCGCCAGCTTCGAGGCGCAGGTGGCGCCGCCGACTGCTGCGGAGCGCGTGCTGCTCTGGGGCGGCGCGTTGCTGCAGGAATCGCCCGCGGCGCTCACGCAGCAGCGCGGCCTCCCGCGCGAGGGCGTGTACGTGGCAGGCCGCTGGCGCGGCACGCCCGCCGAGGCGCACGGGCTCTCGCCCACGTGGCGCATTCTCGCGGTCGACGGTGCGCCGGTGCGCGACCTCGACGCGTTCCTCGCCGCGGTCGCGCACAAGCCGGACGGCGCCTCGCTGCGACTCTTCGTCGCGGACCTCGAGGGCCGCGAACGCGTGATCACGCTCGAGATCGATCTCGCGTACTGGCCCACGACCGAGCTGCGCCGCGTCGATGGCGGCGCCTGGGAGCGGAGTGAAGTACGCGGGCGTTGA
- a CDS encoding riboflavin synthase: MFTGIVEAVGEVSAITPRGETTRIAVRSHLAREVRLGDSVAVNGCCLTIVESHAEELRFDAIRETLEKTAHGDLAPGARVNLERAMSASARFDGHIVQGHVDEAGRVREWRRRGEDVQLFVATSREFADQCVPKGSVTVHGVSLTIVGVASDGFDVALIPHTLEVTNLRDLAVGARVNLEADVLGRYVRKYLERMLPERRA, from the coding sequence ATGTTCACCGGCATCGTCGAAGCCGTAGGCGAGGTCTCCGCCATCACGCCGCGCGGCGAGACCACGCGCATCGCGGTGCGTTCGCACCTCGCGCGCGAAGTGCGGCTCGGCGACAGCGTCGCGGTGAACGGGTGCTGCCTCACGATCGTCGAGTCGCACGCGGAGGAGCTGCGCTTCGACGCGATTCGCGAGACGCTGGAGAAGACCGCGCACGGCGACCTCGCGCCCGGCGCGCGCGTCAACCTCGAGCGCGCCATGAGCGCGAGCGCGCGCTTCGACGGGCACATCGTGCAGGGCCACGTCGACGAGGCGGGGCGCGTGCGCGAGTGGCGCAGGCGCGGCGAGGACGTGCAGCTGTTCGTCGCGACCTCGCGCGAGTTCGCGGACCAGTGCGTGCCCAAGGGCAGCGTGACGGTGCACGGCGTCTCGCTCACGATCGTGGGCGTCGCGAGCGACGGCTTCGACGTGGCGCTGATTCCGCACACGCTCGAGGTGACGAACCTGCGCGACCTCGCCGTGGGCGCGCGCGTGAACCTGGAGGCCGACGTGTTGGGGCGATACGTGCGCAAGTACCTGGAGCGCATGCTGCCGGAGCGGCGCGCGTGA
- the thrC gene encoding threonine synthase — MAAKARHRAWFQSLKNPAERYALDEIVYTDRSGGLLQVVHDMDALKRTSGNRWKELFERRAHKTEWPYGSGVWGKKEWVLPEIEADNVVSMYEGHTNLFWADRYGRELGLEDLWIKLCGNTHTGSFKDLGMTVLVSMVKEMRARGKAVRAVGCASTGDTSAALAAYAAAAAIPSIVFLPRGKISIAQLIQPVSNGAIVFALDTDFDGCMEIVKQIAEKDGIYLANSMNSLRIEGQKTVGIEIVQQFDWDVPDWIIIPGGNLGNVSALAKGLDMLVDLGLVTRRPRIVCAQAQNANPLYRAYQRGFATFEPIHAQPTLASAIQIGNPVSYEKAVDAIKRYDGIVEEASESELAEAAARADRTGLFNCPHTGVALAAMEKLVASGTIKKSDKVVVVSTAHGLKFVDFKLKYHEMRIEGVESQWPNPPIELDAKYGLVRDAMLREIERRFGKHA; from the coding sequence ATGGCGGCGAAGGCTCGTCACCGCGCTTGGTTCCAGTCGCTGAAGAACCCGGCGGAGCGCTACGCGCTCGACGAGATCGTCTACACCGATCGCAGCGGCGGCCTCCTGCAAGTCGTGCACGACATGGACGCGCTGAAGCGCACGTCGGGCAATCGCTGGAAGGAGCTGTTCGAGCGCCGCGCGCACAAGACCGAGTGGCCGTACGGCTCGGGCGTGTGGGGCAAGAAGGAGTGGGTGCTGCCGGAGATCGAGGCGGACAACGTCGTCTCGATGTACGAGGGGCACACGAACTTGTTCTGGGCCGACCGCTACGGCCGCGAGCTCGGGCTCGAGGATCTCTGGATCAAGCTGTGCGGCAACACGCACACCGGCTCGTTCAAGGACCTCGGCATGACCGTGCTCGTGTCGATGGTGAAGGAGATGCGCGCGCGCGGGAAAGCCGTGCGCGCGGTCGGCTGCGCGTCGACGGGCGATACCTCCGCGGCGCTCGCCGCCTATGCCGCTGCGGCCGCGATTCCGTCGATCGTGTTTCTGCCGCGCGGGAAGATCTCGATCGCGCAGCTGATTCAGCCCGTTTCGAACGGCGCAATCGTGTTCGCGCTCGATACCGACTTCGACGGCTGCATGGAGATCGTGAAGCAGATCGCCGAGAAGGACGGGATCTACCTCGCGAACTCGATGAACTCGTTGCGCATCGAGGGCCAGAAGACGGTCGGCATCGAGATCGTGCAGCAGTTCGATTGGGACGTGCCGGACTGGATCATCATTCCGGGCGGCAACCTCGGGAACGTGTCGGCGCTCGCGAAGGGCCTCGACATGCTCGTGGATCTCGGACTCGTCACGAGGCGCCCGCGCATCGTCTGCGCGCAGGCGCAGAACGCGAACCCGCTCTATCGCGCCTACCAGCGCGGCTTCGCGACGTTCGAGCCGATCCACGCGCAGCCCACGCTCGCGAGCGCGATCCAGATCGGGAACCCCGTCAGCTACGAGAAGGCCGTCGACGCGATCAAGCGGTACGACGGCATCGTGGAAGAGGCGAGCGAGTCCGAGCTGGCCGAAGCTGCGGCGCGCGCCGATCGCACGGGGCTGTTCAACTGCCCGCACACGGGCGTCGCGCTCGCGGCGATGGAGAAGCTGGTCGCGAGCGGCACGATCAAGAAGAGCGACAAGGTCGTCGTCGTCTCGACCGCGCACGGCCTCAAGTTCGTCGACTTCAAGCTGAAGTATCACGAGATGCGCATCGAAGGCGTCGAATCGCAGTGGCCGAATCCGCCGATCGAGCTCGATGCGAAGTACGGCCTCGTGCGCGACGCCATGCTGCGCGAGATCGAGCGCCGCTTCGGCAAGCACGCGTGA
- a CDS encoding homoserine dehydrogenase, which produces MGVGLIGLGTIGTGVAKVLRNNRAVISQRLGFPLELVRIADMDTERDRGVDLSGIRFDQDAAGLIADPNVQIVIELIGGYGAAKQFILAAIEAGKHVVTANKALLAMHGREIFDAAAKRGVDVAFEASVGGGIPILRSLREGLSANRILSIHGIVNGTTNYVLTEMEKTGAPFESVLKRAQDLGYAEADPTFDVDGIDAAHKLTLLVAMAYGADITPKDVHTEGIRGITPLDFEAAEEFGYRIKLLAIGRSHRDAAGRERVEARVHPTMIPADSLLAKVDGAMNAIAVHGDAVGPTLFYGAGAGEMPTASAVVADLMEIAREIRRGSAGRVAPLSYRPDHLERKDLLSLSEIEASCYLVFTVRDEPGVLGRIATALGEHGISIESVLQKSANAATGTVPIVVFTHPAREAAVRRALAVVDAMPEVAARTRLVRIEEGV; this is translated from the coding sequence GTGGGCGTTGGCCTGATTGGTCTCGGGACCATCGGCACGGGCGTCGCGAAGGTGCTCCGTAACAACCGCGCGGTGATCTCGCAGAGGCTCGGCTTTCCGCTCGAGCTGGTGCGCATCGCGGACATGGACACGGAGCGCGATCGCGGCGTCGATCTCAGCGGCATTCGCTTCGACCAGGACGCCGCGGGCCTGATCGCCGACCCGAACGTGCAGATCGTGATCGAGCTGATCGGCGGCTACGGCGCCGCCAAGCAGTTCATCCTCGCCGCGATCGAGGCGGGCAAGCACGTCGTCACCGCGAACAAGGCGCTGCTCGCGATGCATGGTCGCGAGATCTTCGACGCGGCGGCGAAACGCGGCGTAGACGTCGCGTTCGAGGCGAGCGTCGGCGGCGGCATCCCGATCCTGCGCTCGCTGCGCGAGGGCCTCAGCGCGAACCGCATCCTCTCGATTCACGGCATCGTGAACGGCACCACGAACTACGTGCTCACCGAGATGGAGAAGACCGGCGCGCCGTTCGAGTCGGTGCTGAAGCGCGCGCAGGATCTCGGCTACGCCGAGGCCGACCCGACCTTCGACGTCGACGGCATCGACGCCGCGCACAAGCTCACGCTGCTCGTCGCGATGGCCTACGGCGCCGACATCACGCCGAAGGACGTGCACACCGAAGGCATCCGCGGCATCACGCCGCTCGACTTCGAGGCCGCCGAGGAGTTCGGCTACCGCATCAAGCTGCTCGCGATCGGCCGCTCCCATCGCGACGCCGCGGGCCGGGAGCGCGTCGAGGCGCGCGTCCACCCCACCATGATTCCCGCCGACTCGCTGCTCGCGAAGGTCGACGGCGCCATGAACGCGATCGCGGTGCACGGCGACGCGGTCGGGCCGACGCTGTTCTACGGCGCGGGGGCAGGGGAGATGCCCACCGCGAGCGCCGTCGTCGCGGACTTGATGGAGATCGCGCGCGAGATTCGCCGCGGCAGCGCGGGCCGCGTGGCGCCGCTCTCGTATCGCCCCGATCACCTCGAGCGCAAGGATCTGCTCTCGCTCTCGGAGATCGAGGCGAGTTGTTATTTGGTGTTCACCGTGCGCGACGAGCCGGGCGTGCTCGGCCGCATCGCGACCGCGCTCGGCGAGCACGGCATCAGCATCGAGTCCGTGCTGCAGAAGAGCGCGAACGCGGCGACGGGCACCGTGCCGATCGTGGTGTTCACGCACCCCGCGCGCGAAGCGGCCGTGCGGCGCGCGCTCGCGGTCGTCGACGCGATGCCCGAGGTCGCGGCGCGCACGCGGCTCGTGCGCATCGAAGAGGGGGTGTGA
- a CDS encoding aminotransferase class I/II-fold pyridoxal phosphate-dependent enzyme has translation MRHDFDKLRRLPPYVLAEVVALKHAGRKAGEDIVDLGMGNPDMPTPPHIVEKIRESSLDPHAHRYSASRGVPNLRAAVCEWYQRNHGVELDPEGEAIAVIGAKEGLAHFVLVTVGPGDVVLAPDPTYPIHQYAVVIAGGDLRHVPIGPETDFIANLETAVKRTWPKPKLLIVSFPHNPTTMIVDKPFFERLVAFAKEHHLMVIHDFAYAEISYDGYKPPSILEVEGAKDVAIEFISLSKSHNMAGWRVGFCAGNREMIHALTRIKSYLDYGIPTPIQVGAIVALRGPQDCVEETVAEYKARRDALIDGLAKPGAGQWKIEKPLGTMFVWAPVPEPFKALGSLEFSKRLLLEAKVAVSPGVGFGQNGEGWVRFALIENVHRTRQAVRGIRKFLRSAGA, from the coding sequence ATCCGCCACGATTTCGACAAGCTCCGCCGCCTTCCGCCCTACGTCCTCGCCGAGGTCGTGGCCTTGAAGCACGCGGGGCGCAAGGCCGGTGAGGACATCGTCGACCTCGGCATGGGCAACCCCGACATGCCGACGCCGCCGCACATCGTGGAGAAGATCCGCGAGTCGTCGCTCGATCCGCACGCGCATCGCTACTCGGCCTCGCGAGGCGTGCCGAACCTGCGCGCCGCGGTGTGCGAGTGGTATCAGCGCAACCACGGCGTCGAGCTCGATCCCGAGGGCGAAGCGATCGCAGTGATCGGCGCGAAGGAAGGTCTCGCGCACTTCGTGCTCGTAACGGTGGGGCCCGGCGACGTCGTGCTCGCGCCGGATCCGACCTACCCGATCCATCAGTACGCCGTCGTGATCGCCGGCGGCGACTTGCGCCACGTGCCGATCGGCCCCGAGACCGACTTCATCGCGAATCTCGAGACGGCGGTGAAGCGCACGTGGCCGAAGCCGAAGCTCCTCATCGTGAGCTTCCCGCACAACCCCACGACGATGATCGTGGACAAGCCATTCTTCGAGCGGCTCGTTGCGTTCGCGAAGGAGCATCACCTGATGGTGATCCACGACTTCGCGTACGCGGAGATCTCGTACGACGGCTACAAGCCGCCGAGCATCCTCGAGGTCGAAGGCGCGAAGGACGTCGCGATCGAGTTCATCTCTCTCTCGAAGAGCCACAACATGGCGGGCTGGCGCGTCGGCTTCTGCGCCGGCAACCGCGAGATGATCCACGCCCTGACGAGAATCAAGTCGTACCTCGACTACGGTATTCCCACCCCGATCCAGGTGGGCGCGATCGTCGCGCTGCGCGGGCCGCAGGACTGCGTCGAAGAGACCGTGGCCGAGTACAAGGCGCGGCGCGACGCGCTGATCGACGGGCTCGCGAAGCCGGGCGCGGGGCAATGGAAGATCGAGAAGCCGCTCGGCACGATGTTCGTGTGGGCGCCGGTGCCCGAGCCGTTCAAGGCGCTCGGCTCGCTCGAATTCAGCAAGCGGCTCTTGCTCGAGGCGAAGGTCGCCGTTTCGCCCGGCGTCGGCTTCGGGCAGAACGGCGAGGGCTGGGTGCGCTTCGCGTTGATCGAGAACGTGCACCGCACGCGCCAAGCCGTGCGCGGCATCCGCAAGTTCCTCCGCAGCGCGGGGGCCTAG
- a CDS encoding DUF2191 domain-containing protein, translating to MALWWLYGAADMVAHMKTTIELPKGLLREAKALAARESTTLRALIEEGLRLLLKQRKEKTPEFKLRDCRFGGEGLQPGWDLNDFSKMRAASYGERGGDVEK from the coding sequence TTGGCGCTGTGGTGGCTCTACGGAGCCGCCGATATGGTCGCCCATATGAAGACGACCATCGAGCTACCGAAGGGCTTGCTCCGCGAAGCGAAGGCGCTGGCCGCTCGCGAGAGCACGACACTGCGCGCCCTGATCGAAGAGGGCCTGCGGCTCCTGCTGAAGCAGCGCAAAGAGAAGACCCCGGAGTTCAAGCTGCGTGATTGCCGGTTCGGTGGTGAAGGCCTTCAACCCGGTTGGGATCTGAACGACTTCTCGAAGATGCGAGCTGCTTCCTACGGCGAACGGGGCGGAGACGTCGAGAAGTGA
- a CDS encoding PIN domain-containing protein has protein sequence MIAVDTNLLVYAHRTEHDWNERAAELMRELAEGGAAWGIPWQCIGEFFGLVTHPNIYKPPTPAAVAFAQIEAWLSSPRVLLLSERDMPWSELRRLLEAGRIVGPRTHDARIAAVCISHGVRELWTADRDFGRFPSLATRNPLAG, from the coding sequence GTGATCGCAGTCGACACCAACCTGCTCGTCTATGCGCACCGGACCGAGCACGACTGGAACGAGCGGGCAGCGGAGCTCATGCGTGAGCTCGCGGAGGGCGGCGCTGCCTGGGGAATCCCATGGCAGTGCATCGGGGAATTCTTCGGCCTCGTCACGCACCCGAACATCTACAAACCTCCTACGCCAGCAGCGGTCGCCTTCGCCCAGATTGAAGCCTGGCTGAGCTCTCCGCGTGTCCTTCTCTTGAGCGAACGCGACATGCCGTGGAGCGAGCTCCGCCGGCTCCTCGAGGCTGGGCGAATCGTCGGTCCGCGCACGCACGACGCGCGCATCGCCGCGGTGTGCATCTCGCACGGGGTGCGCGAGCTATGGACTGCGGACCGCGACTTCGGTCGCTTCCCTTCACTCGCGACACGCAACCCGCTCGCGGGCTGA
- a CDS encoding nuclear transport factor 2 family protein gives MIDFSISHTLAPVDAKIAATANPRHRALLENFRAHLVAELRGDVEAIMQTQCAEPQYHFYGSGVGDFGPKGGAAVRGFYENIFAQGYNKLRYDVERWVIDDRALFHEGWMHIVFPGRALVAMGIPCDDSSGSFVFSYRQSAIFHYDASGTCTGEDTYSDGPMTPQRLRRLTPEEEATLPR, from the coding sequence ATGATCGACTTCTCCATTTCGCACACGCTCGCGCCCGTCGACGCGAAGATCGCCGCCACCGCGAATCCGCGGCACCGCGCGCTGCTCGAGAATTTCCGCGCGCATCTCGTCGCGGAGCTGCGCGGCGACGTCGAGGCGATCATGCAGACGCAGTGCGCGGAGCCGCAGTACCACTTCTACGGCTCGGGCGTCGGCGACTTCGGCCCGAAGGGCGGGGCGGCTGTGCGGGGCTTCTACGAGAACATCTTCGCGCAGGGCTACAACAAGCTGCGGTACGACGTGGAGCGCTGGGTGATCGACGATCGCGCGCTGTTCCACGAGGGCTGGATGCACATCGTCTTCCCGGGCCGCGCGCTCGTTGCGATGGGCATTCCGTGCGACGACTCATCAGGGAGTTTCGTGTTCTCGTATCGCCAGTCCGCGATCTTTCACTACGACGCGAGCGGCACGTGCACCGGCGAGGACACCTACAGCGACGGGCCGATGACGCCGCAGCGGCTGCGCAGGCTCACGCCGGAAGAAGAGGCGACGCTGCCGCGCTGA
- a CDS encoding amino acid permease: MIESNTSERDPRDKLRPQLGLQDAVFLVVASVVGSGIFLTPGEIADRLPHAGLIFAAWLVGGALSLAGALANAELGAMFPHAGGDYVYLRRAFHPVAGFVVGWITFFAIFAGTVATLAVGFADRVGALYGWSLPSVLLLAALTTLACTWLNVAGLKYGAWANNVTGYVKVIALFSFGLVAPFTGRGEVANLFPLVSGATEAASFTAFALAMSPVLFSYLGWNAIVYVASELKEPQRNLPRSLFAGLALCTAIYIVINAVYLYALPLAELRQASDVGAATATVLFGDIGGKLIQGFVLISILGTLNATVLVGARIAYAMALDGLFVPGVERVHETHATPAVALWLQAAVAISIIALLQTYPGALDFTTFAILLATSADVTALYALRMRQPQLARPYRAWGYPVVPALYLAANLAIAASLLVGSPKSALWSLAVSATSVPFYFLFARLKRGRA; the protein is encoded by the coding sequence TTGATCGAGTCGAATACGTCCGAGCGTGATCCGCGCGACAAGCTGCGACCGCAGCTCGGGCTGCAGGATGCGGTGTTTCTCGTGGTCGCGTCGGTGGTGGGCTCGGGGATCTTCCTCACGCCCGGCGAGATCGCGGATCGGCTGCCGCACGCGGGGCTGATCTTCGCGGCGTGGCTCGTCGGAGGTGCGCTCTCGCTCGCGGGTGCGCTCGCGAACGCCGAGCTCGGGGCGATGTTCCCGCACGCGGGCGGCGACTACGTCTACCTGCGGCGCGCGTTCCATCCCGTCGCCGGCTTCGTCGTCGGCTGGATCACGTTCTTCGCGATCTTCGCCGGCACCGTGGCGACGCTCGCCGTCGGCTTCGCGGACCGCGTCGGCGCGCTGTACGGCTGGTCGCTGCCGAGCGTGTTGTTACTGGCGGCGCTCACCACGCTCGCCTGCACGTGGCTGAACGTCGCGGGCCTCAAGTACGGCGCGTGGGCGAACAACGTCACGGGCTACGTGAAGGTGATCGCGCTCTTCTCGTTCGGCCTCGTCGCGCCGTTCACGGGTCGCGGCGAGGTCGCGAACCTGTTCCCCCTCGTTTCGGGAGCGACCGAGGCGGCGAGCTTCACGGCCTTCGCCCTGGCGATGTCGCCCGTGCTGTTCAGCTACCTCGGCTGGAACGCGATCGTGTACGTCGCGAGCGAGCTGAAGGAGCCGCAACGCAACCTTCCGCGCTCGCTGTTCGCGGGGCTCGCGCTCTGCACCGCGATCTACATCGTGATCAACGCGGTCTACCTCTACGCGCTGCCGCTCGCAGAGCTGCGCCAAGCGAGCGATGTCGGCGCCGCGACGGCGACGGTGCTGTTCGGCGACATCGGCGGGAAGCTGATCCAAGGCTTCGTGCTGATCTCGATCCTCGGCACGCTGAACGCGACGGTGCTCGTGGGCGCACGCATCGCCTATGCGATGGCGCTCGACGGCCTGTTCGTGCCCGGCGTCGAGAGGGTTCACGAGACCCACGCAACGCCGGCCGTCGCGCTCTGGCTCCAGGCCGCCGTCGCGATCTCGATCATCGCGTTGCTGCAGACCTATCCCGGCGCGCTCGATTTCACCACGTTCGCGATCCTGCTCGCGACCAGCGCCGACGTGACCGCGCTCTACGCGCTGCGCATGCGCCAGCCGCAGCTCGCGCGCCCGTATCGCGCATGGGGCTACCCCGTGGTGCCTGCGCTGTATCTCGCCGCGAACCTCGCGATCGCGGCGTCTCTGCTCGTCGGTTCGCCGAAGTCGGCGCTCTGGTCGCTCGCGGTCTCCGCGACGAGCGTGCCGTTCTACTTCTTGTTCGCACGTCTGAAGCGGGGCCGCGCATGA